DNA from Krasilnikovia cinnamomea:
TGTGGATAAACCATCCCACCTCCAGCCGTCCCGAACTTCCCTTCGGCGGCATCAAACGCTCCGGATACGGCCGTGAACTGTCCGACCTCGGAATCCGGGAACTCGTCAACCGAAAGCTGATCCGGACCTACCCGACAACCGTCGCGGTCGGCTTCGCCGGCGGCTGAACAGGGAGGTCGACCGGCATGGCCGAGACCGCGCTGCTGGCGGTGCCGGTCACATCCCCGCTCCCACGTCGGGGCGCGTACTGGCGCTCGGCCTATCCCGGTGGTCTATCTCGGTGACGGTGCCGTGGGTCGGTCCAGTGCCCGGCGCACGAGTTCGGCGCTGACACCGAGCAGCTCATGCTGGCGTCGTTCGTCCGTCACGTAGGCAGGGGCGGGAAAGGCCCCGCGCCGATTGCGGAAGGACGCCGTGCCGGGCTCCACCCGTTGGTCGGTGGCGGCCGCGACGACGTCGGCCGCGGCCTCCTCGGGGCGGCGGGTGGCCAGAGCGTAGAAGGGGCGCAACAACGCGCGTGCGATGGCGGGTACCTCGCGTCGGATGTTCGTGTCCACTGCTCCCGGCCCGTAGCCGACGGCGGAGATCCCGTACCGCCTCGGTGCCAGGGCGGTCAGGAGGTCGTTCGCGAGTTGGGCCTGGCCGTGGGCCCGCATGCCGGTCCGGGCGGCGACCTCGTCCGCGGAGGGGAATTCGACCTGGGCGATCCGCGGGATACGCGGTGCGCTGGCGGCAAGGTTGACCAGTCGGGTTTGGGTACCGATCAGGCCGGTGCGATGTGCTTCCTCCAGGAACAGGTATCGGCCGAGGTAGCTGATGGCGAAGTCCTTCTCCAGGCCTTCCTCGGTGTACTCCGCCCGCGTCAGGAGCACGCCCACCGCCTGCACCACGACGTCGACGCGTTCGATGTCGAGGGCGGCGACCGCCCGCACGACGGCGGCCATCGACCCCAGGTCGGCGAGCCGCACGTCGAGCCGTCCCCGGTCTCGTCCGGCGGCGGCCTCCTGGGCGCGCAGCGCCTCGGCCTTCGCGGCGGAGCGGCCGATGGCGATGACGTCGGCGCCGCGGTCTCGCAGCAGGCGCACCGTGGCGGCGCCGATCCCGTCCGTCCCGCCGGTCACGACGGCCGTCGCGCCGGTGAGATCGCTCATCGCGCACGCTCCAGCGGCAGCGCCCGGGCCAGCACCGGGATGGTCACGGCGGCCACAGCGCCGTGCATGACGCACAGCCAGAGGGCTGTCGCGGTGGTCGACGCGGCGCCGAACGGCGAGCCGAACGAGAGCACGAGGCCGATGGCGGTGAGCGCGACGAAAAGCGGCCGCGGCCGTGGCGTCCGCGCGAGCAGGGCCGCCAGGACCCCGCCGGCGACGGCTCCTATTAACGCGGCGATCACCGCGACGGCGAGCGGCACCCCCGCTGGAGTGGTCGTACCAGGCGCGGTGACCGCCAGCGAGTCGCCTGCTGCCGTGGCGGTGAGGTGGACGACGGCTACTGCGGCGCCTGAGCCGAGGGCGGCCATGCCGGTGGCGCGCAACAGCACGCGTCGGGTCGGGTGCGGCGTCACGCCGTGGGTCGAGGATGCCACGATGACCTCCGTGAGTTAAGTGCTGAACATTGGGGTGTGGTTGGCCTGAGATGACAGTGCTGATCAGTCGTCGCTGAGCTTGTCCACGAGGCGTTTCAGGCATGCCAGCTCGTCATCGTCCAGGTCGGCGAAACGGCGGGCGATGAAGCGGCTGTGCTCCGGCCTCAATCGGGCCACTGTCGCGGCCCCCTCGGGTGTCAGGTGCAGCGCGTAGGCGGCTCCTTCCGGCACTCTTGCGAGCAGCCCGGCGGCCTCAAGCTTGGTGATGAGCATCGACACGTTGCTCTTCGTCACCCCGAGGGCCTCGCCGAGTTGGTGCTGCCGGCAGCCCGGATCCGCGCCAACCAGGACGAGTAGCTGATACTGCGCCGGCGTGAAGCCGTGGGTACGTAGCTCCCGTGCGCCGTCTTGGGAGATCGCATGCACGGCGCGGACGAGAGCGGCGAACACCCGCATCGCCTCGTTCTCCCGTCGCATGGTCATGAAGCAATGTTCAGTGCTGAACATACGTCTTGTCAAGTACGGCACGCTACGGGGCCGGATCAGGCCATGATCAACCCGGGAGCGGGCGGCGACTCGAAGATCATCGGTGCAGATCCGACCGGACAGAGTCGGTGCTGGCGTTGTCGGGTGCGCAGGTGTTCGGGTACGTCGTCCGCCGGCGGCGGGCTGGGCCTTGCCCACGCGGTGGAGAAAGGGCGGCGAGGGTGATCACCATGCTGATGATGAGCAGCGTGCTGAGCAGAATGTCGACAATCACGGCGGGACCTCCTCTGGCGTCGTACCAGAGATGACGGTGGTCGTTGGCGGCGAACTTTCCTCCTCACGTCCTGTTCGGCGCACGGTCTAGCCACGCGGTTCTGCGGCTCCCCGGATATGCGGGGCGCACCTGCGACGGTGCCGGTCGTGTGGTGGTCCACCACGGGCGGTTCGTGATTTCGACGGGGGACCGTCGCCGGACAGGGTCCGGGGTGAGCGCCGGATGGTGAGAAGCAGGCGGTGTGCGGTGACGACGGCGGCGAGCCAAGCGAGCTGTTCCCGTGCTCGCCGCCGCGCGGCATAGGCCGCGACCAGCGCACCGCTGAGCAGCAGCAGAGCGGTTACACCCCACACGCCGTGCGTCCGCGCGACCAGGGCGCTGAGCAGCAACAGAACGGTGACCGACACCAGTCCCACGCCGACGCTGGCCGGCCGCCCCATGACGCCCTCCCTCAACCTTGGGGCCCGCCGTCGGCGCGAGCACCGACCGCGAACCGACATCACCAGTGTCGCCGGGCCGCATGGCGTCCGTCCCCCGGGTGCATGACAGTTGCATGACGCCGGTCGCGCGCAGCGCTGCCGGCCCGACGCCGCGGCGGGCGGACCCGGAGTGGCCGTCGAGGACCGCGAGATCATCTTCGACCGCTTCGTGCGGGGCCGCAGCGCCCACGCACGCGGCACCGGATAAGGCACCGGATTGGGGCTGGCGCTGGTGGCCGAACACGCGGCAGCCCACGGCGGCCGGGCCGTGGCGCTGCCGCGGCCCGGCGGCGGCGCCCGACTGCGAGTCGAGTTCTCCGGGCCTGTCGTGAGCCGGCGGGTCTGTGCCGGCGCGCTGGCGATGGCAGTCGCCGGGCTGGTGGCCGGCTGCGGCATACCCGTGGAGCGGCAGCCCCGCACCGTGGAGCCGCCACGCGGGCCCTTCGCCGGCACCGCGGCGACCACGCCGGCGGCGCCACCGCAGGCCGGGACGGTCGCCCAGGTGCTCTACTTCGTCCGGGGCGGCGCCCTGGTCGCGGTGGTGCGGCGGGTCAAGAACCCACCCACCGTCGACGGCCACCTCCAGCAACTCCTAGGCGGCCCCACCGCAGCGGAGGCTGGCACCGGCCTGCTCAACGCACTTGCCGGCAACGCGGTCATCGCCGGCGTTCGCGTCGAGGGCACCCGAGCGATTGTCGAGCTCGGCGACCCACCCCAGGGTGGTTCGCCCCGCGACGAGGTCCTGGCCTTGGGACAGGTGGTGTGCACCCTGACCGCCCGCGCCGACATCGCGTCGGTGTCCTTCACGCACGCCGGTCAACCGGTGGGTGTTCCCCGGGCCGACGGGTCGCTCACCCATTCGGCCCTGACAGCCGCAGATTTCGCCAAACTCATCGCACCCGCGTAACCACGCCCACCCGGTCAGCGACGCCCCCAATGACGAGGTGGCTCGCTGCCCGCCAGATCCTGGTCGCACACTCGCGTGCGCCGGGCGCGGCGACCGCTGCCTGTCGTGATGAGTCGGCCAGCCCGGATCAGCGACCGCATGGACCCGGTCGGGCACTGGCAGTAACGCTGGTAGGGGAGCGCCACGCTGGGCATCGGCGGACTGTGGCATGTCGTCAACGTCCTGCAGCGCGGTGCGTGCGCCTGCCTGCTGCGCAAAGATGACGCTGAACGTGCGGTAGCCGTAACCGCCCTCGGGGTACGGCAGCGGCCGCTGCTCATAGTACGAGTTCAGATAGGTGCCCGCGATGACGTGCGGCTCGCCCTCGTCCAGATTTCCGCCCAGCCCGATATGCCGCGGTGACACGCCGGCGGCGCCGCGGGGCTGCGGGGCTGCGGGGCTGCGGGGCCGGTCAGCTGAGGTTGGCGAAGGTTTCGACCTGGCGGGTCTTGCCGGCGACGATGAGGATGTCGCCGGCGTAGACGGTGGTCTCGGAGGTGGCGTAGGTGAATTCCTCCCCGGGACGTTTGATCGACACGACGGTGACGCCGTACTTCGAGCGCAGCGAGGCATCGGCCAGGGTCTTGTCCCACGACTCCTCGGGAGCGCGGGTCTTGACGATGGCGTAGTCGTCCTCGAACTCGATGAAGTTGAGGATGTGACCGGTGACGAGGTGGGCGACGCGTTCGCCCATCTCGTGCTCGGGCAGCACCACGTGGTGCGCGCCGACGCGTTCGAGGATGCGGGCGTGCTGCCGGTTGATGGCTTTCGCCCAGATGTTCGGCACGCCGAGGTCGGCGAGCAGCCCGGTGGTGAGGATGCCGGCTTCCAGGTTGGTGCCGATGCCGACGACGGCGTGCTGCATGTCGTGCACACCGAGTTGGCGCAGCGCGAGCTCGTCGGCGGTGTTCGCCACCGCGGCGTGGCTGAGCTGGTCGGCGAACTCCTGCACCACCCTGCCGTCGGCGTCGATGCCGACGACTTCCCAGTCCTGGCGCATCAGTTCCAACGCCAGTGAGCTGCCGAAACGGCCCAGGCCGAGCACGGCGATGCGGTTGGCGGTGGCGGGTCTTCTAGCCAACGATGGGTCGCTCCTCGGGTAGTTCGTAGCGGCGGGTCCGCTCACGCAGCGCCAGCGCGACGGCTGCGGTGATGGGCCCGAGCCGGCCGATGAACATCAGCAGGATCAGGATGACATGTCCGGCGGTGCCCACCTGCGCGGTGATCCCGGTCGACAGTCCGACGGTGGCGAACGCCGAGGTCACCTCAAACAGCACCTGGTCGAGCCGGAACGGCGTCAGCGCCAGCAGCGCCACGGTGGCGGCGGCGACCGCGGCGACGCTGAGCAGCACGATGGTCAGCGCCTGACGTTGCACGCCGGCGGGCAGACGCCGGCCCAGGGCGTGGACGCTGGGCTCGCCGCGGATCTCGGCGAGGATGACGAAACCGAGCAGGGCGAACGTGGTGACCTTGATCCCGCCAGCGGTGCCGGCGCTGCCCCCGCCGATGAACATCAGCACGTCATGCACCAGCAGGGTGACGTCGTTGAACTCGGCCACGTTCAGGCTGTTGAAGCCGGCGGTACGGGTCATCACCGCCGTGGTGAACCCGGCGAGGAGCTTGCCGCCCGGACCGAGGCCGCCGAGCGTGCCGGGGTTGGACCACTCGACGACGCTGATCGCCAGCCAGCCGCCGGCCAGCAGCACCACCGTCATCCCCACCGTAATCTTGGTGTGGACCGACCAGGTGCGAGGGCTGCGCAGCTCACGGCGCAGCTCGAACAGCACCGGAAAGCCGAGCCCGCCGATGATCACCGCGGCCGTGATGGGCAGGCAGACCAGAGGATCGTCGACGAACTGCATGAGGCTGTCGGCGTACAGTCCGAAGCCGGCGTTGTTGAACGCCGAAACTGCGTGGAACACACCCAGGTACACCGCCCGGCCGGTGCTGTAGCCGTAGCCGTCGGCGAACCGCCACGCCAGCACGGCCGCGACCAGCACCTCAACGATCACGCTGATCCGCATGACGCCTAGCACGACCCGGCGGACCTCGCCCACGCCGATCGCCTTGGTTTCGGTCTGCGCGCTGAGCTGCAGGCGCATCCGTAGCCGCCGCGCGACCAGCAGACCGAGCAGGGAGGCAAGGGTCATGATCCCGAATCCGCCGATCTGGATCAGCCCGAGGATCACCGCCTCCCCGAAGCTGGAGAAGAATGTGCCAGTGTCAACGACGACCAGGCCCGTCACGCACACCGCCGACGTGGCGGTGAACAGCGCCGTCACCAGCCCGGCGCTGCGGCCGGTCTCGGTGGCGAATGGCAGCGACAACAGCCCCGTGCCGACTAGCACCGCCGCGGCGAAGCCCAGCATCACCAGCCGAGCCGGATGCCGCAGCGACCCGGACAGCCATGCCGTCACTGCCCGCGGCAGCCGCCACCGCCGCACGCGGGCCCACACCGCGACCGGCGTCTCGGCCAGGACGCGCAGCGCAGGCGCAAGCGGGCTCCACCAGCGCCGCGCCCGGGCCGGATCACGGCCACGCAGCGGAGCCCACGCCAGCAGCAGCACTCCCAGCACCACCGCGGCGAAGACACCCGCGACCGCCAGCAGCCCCACCAGCAGCTGCGCCCAAGTCGACTCCATCAGCTCATGATCCACGGCAGGTGGCAGCCGCCGCGACCGGCGCCCGCGAGCTCACACCTGCGCCGCTCGCCGAACCGCCCGGTACGCCGTCGAGCGCGCCACCCCGAATAGCTCCGCCAGTCCGCGCTGGTGTGCTCGCCACCTGCGTGCAACGCCACCAGGTGCGCCTCCTGCCGGGGCCCAATTCGGGCTGCTTGCCACGTAGTCAAATCCTGGTCCATGCCGGCCCTTCACCGGCCGCCGTGAGTCGCTTCCCGAGACCATCAACGCGGTCGCCGGCCGCGTCTCAGATAGATTCGCCGGCCTTAACTGGTAAATACCCGACCCCCAACGTCAACCACTGCGCACAAGGTCGTAAGACGTCGGCCCAGGATCAAGGTCGCACGGTCAGCGACGTCGCCGCCGCGGCCGACGCGCGGGCCGGGTGTCCTTCGGGGCGCCGGAGAACAGCCGCCACGCATGCCATGCACGCCGCCCGGGACCGCACCGCACCGACGCCGTACCGCCGTCATGGACCGGCGCGGCCGGACGCCGTCCGATCCGCGGCCAACGCTGCGGTGATCGCCTGCGGCACGGTATCGAACGTGCGGAAGGCGGTGTGCAGGCGCATCGTCCACAGCACCGTCCGCACGAACCGTGACGGTGCGGCGAGCAACAACTCACCGTCCTGCCGTCGGGCGGCGGCGCGGGCACGAACCAGCACTCCCAGCGCTGCGGGCGCGAGATGCAGCTCACCGCGCTGAGGTCCACGACGACACAGGGCCGAAGCGCCACGGCGTCGTCCAGTGTGCGACGTAACTCCGGCACGAGTTCCGCGTCGAGGTCGCCGGTCACCCGGACCAGGGCCGCTGGTGAGTTCGCCGCGAGCGAGACGTGGGACGCCCGGGCGTCGCCGGCTGGCAGCCGCGGCGCCTGACGGGCAACATCCGTGCCGGAGTCACTGCAGCCGGGACACCGGTGCGGGCCCCGGGCGAACGGCGACCCCGTCCACCCGGTCGCGCTCACTGCGACAGAGTCGACCTCGGCATCGTGCAACCCGCAGCCGTCCACCGCGGTGCTGGCACCGCATCCGTCACAGCTCACCCGCACACCAGTACCGTCCGCCGCCGGGACAGTGGTCACGTCGTCACCCCATCGCTGCCGTTGCTCTGCTCGCCGGACTGCGGCCGGCGTGCCACCCAGTGCCCGCGCCCGTGAGGGCGGATGTGCTTGTCGGCGGCGCCGGTCCATCCCGGCGCGCCGGCCACCACCAGGGCGACGGCCGCGGCCACGATCTGGACTAGCAGCTCGGCCAGCCGCAACCGCGAGGCGTCCAGCCCGGCGAGCCGGGCCAGCACCGTGGCGGCCAGCGCGGCCGCCACACCCACGGAGATCAGCACCCACACCGGAATGCGACGACGATCCCCTAGTGCCAACGCTGCGGCCGCACCGAGGACACCGCCGATGACCAGCGCCGCAGTGATACTGGTGATCGTCATCGCACGCTCCCTGCCGACATGAGCAGCCGCGCGACGCGAGCGCCGTGCCCGCGTCAGCGGCCCTTGCCTGCAGGTCAGCGTCGTGGCCGGTTATCGCGACGGCTACCCGGAGCCATGACGATCCTGTGACATCTCGCCCGCCGACTGACAGAGATGATGTTGGTGAGCACCTCCCGCCGGGGGGGGCTGACCCACCGACTGACAGGTCCGACCGTCACGCAACCGTCACGAACTCGCGGACTGGCCTCCATGAACGCCACGCACGCTGGGAGCACCCGACACCGAGATTCGACGCTGTCGACCGACAGGGAGGGTAAGTCGATGATGTGGGCCTGGCCAGGCGATGAGTTCCCCCCACGCCGCAGGCGACCCGGATACCCGCATCGCGTGGCAGATCGTGGACCGCCTCGGCGAACACCCGCAGTGGCGACACCAGCACGTCACCGTCGAGGTACAGAACCGCGTGCTGATTCTCACCGGCACCGTGGACTCGCCGGACACCCGCGACGCCCTCACCGCATCCGCACGAACGGTCCACGGGGTACGAGACGTCTGCAACATGCTCGACGTTTCCGGCACGCAAGACCAACGAGGCCAGTTCGGGCCGTCCGGATGGGCCACCGAGAATTACGGGCAACAGTTCTACGCAGGCGCTTAGTTACGCCTGAACCGATCAGGGTTCGGCTGGCTCGTCGGGTTCGCCGATGGTGATCACGACTGCGCCCTGTCGCTGTTCGGTTTCGACTCGGCGGTGGGCGGCGACCGCCTGCGACATTGGGTAGATCCGGTCGACGATTGATTGGATCTTCTGGGCTTCGATCATCTCGGTGATCGTTGCCAGGGCCTGTTTCGTCTCGGGGGCGAAGGCCACGGTGACGGTCTTGTCGGTGAGCCGGGTGGTCAGCGCCGACCGGAGGAGCACCGAGAGGCGGGGGTTGCCGTTGAGGTAGCGTCCGCCCGGTTGCAGCATGCCGATGAGACGGCGGTAGGGGCTGCCGGGGACCATGTCGAAGATGACGTCGAACGTGCGGCCGGTGGTGGTGACATCGTCGATGGTGTAGTCGATGAAGTCGTCTGCCCCGAGGCGGCGGACGAGGTCTTGCTTGATGCCATGGTCGACCGCGGTGACCTGTGCGCCCATCGAGTGTGCGAGTTGGATGGCATGGGCGCCGATGCTGCCGCCGGCCCCGTTGATCAGCACCTGCTCCCCAGGCTTGATGCTCGCGCGCTGCACGAAGTGCAGGGCGTTGAGCCCACCGAGCGGGACGGCGGCGGCCTCGGCGAACGTCATGTTCCGTGGCTTGCACGCGATGGCGGCGTCCTCGGGAAGGACGATGTACTCGCCGTAGGCGCCCAGACGCAGGCCGGCGGAACCGTACACCCGATCGCCGGGGGCGAAGGAGGTGACCCGCCCGCCCACCGACACGACCTCACCGGCGAAGTAGCCGCCCAGGATGCGACGTCTCGGCCGGGTGATGCCGAATGCGATCCGCAGCGGCAACCAGAGCCATCTCACGGCGTAGCGGAAGCTCCTGAGCTCGCAGTCGGACTTGGTCGCCTCGGCCGCCCGCACCTTGATCAGGATTTGCCGGTCACCCGCGGCCGGCGTCGGCACGTCCGCCAGGTGCAGGACGTCCGGCCCTCCATAGCGGGTGTAGACGATGGCTTTCACGAAGCCATCGGATCTGCCGGTGGCCGCGCTGTCAACCGACGCGCCAGAGTCCCACCCGGTCCGTGCCAGGCTGGCGGAAACCGAACGTGCCGCGCTACCGCGCAGGTCAATGCCGCGCCCTACCGGCGGCAGATCTAGGCGCAAGTGTGAGCTGGCCGGCCCCGATATGGACGAGCGATGCGAGCGAGGTACACGCGTCGCTGCTTGCGCGGCGGCAAGGATGGCCGCGGCTTCGGGCGGCATAGCCCTGGCAGCGGCGTCGTAGGCGCCAGGATTGCCCAGTGGTCCTGCTCGAGCACGGGCCCAGGTCCGTTGTCGTTAACCAAAGTTCAGGCATCTCCTATTGCGACCAGCTCACCTGTGAGAGGCGGTGCGCTCTCGGGGGTGCGATGATCGACGTGCGATCGGGAGCCGGCATGCCCCGGGATCTTCGTGGTCTGTTCGCCGGTGACGCGTTCGACCGTTGCGGGCGCCAGGCCGCCGCACCGGGCGGAGCAGGCGAAGGTCGACGTTCGGTCGGCTCGCGGTTCCTGCTGACGGCATCGGTGGGGAAGAGGCTGATCA
Protein-coding regions in this window:
- a CDS encoding SDR family NAD(P)-dependent oxidoreductase — translated: MSDLTGATAVVTGGTDGIGAATVRLLRDRGADVIAIGRSAAKAEALRAQEAAAGRDRGRLDVRLADLGSMAAVVRAVAALDIERVDVVVQAVGVLLTRAEYTEEGLEKDFAISYLGRYLFLEEAHRTGLIGTQTRLVNLAASAPRIPRIAQVEFPSADEVAARTGMRAHGQAQLANDLLTALAPRRYGISAVGYGPGAVDTNIRREVPAIARALLRPFYALATRRPEEAAADVVAAATDQRVEPGTASFRNRRGAFPAPAYVTDERRQHELLGVSAELVRRALDRPTAPSPR
- a CDS encoding DUF6069 family protein; this encodes MASSTHGVTPHPTRRVLLRATGMAALGSGAAVAVVHLTATAAGDSLAVTAPGTTTPAGVPLAVAVIAALIGAVAGGVLAALLARTPRPRPLFVALTAIGLVLSFGSPFGAASTTATALWLCVMHGAVAAVTIPVLARALPLERAR
- a CDS encoding MarR family winged helix-turn-helix transcriptional regulator produces the protein MTMRRENEAMRVFAALVRAVHAISQDGARELRTHGFTPAQYQLLVLVGADPGCRQHQLGEALGVTKSNVSMLITKLEAAGLLARVPEGAAYALHLTPEGAATVARLRPEHSRFIARRFADLDDDELACLKRLVDKLSDD
- a CDS encoding GerMN domain-containing protein; translation: MAVAGLVAGCGIPVERQPRTVEPPRGPFAGTAATTPAAPPQAGTVAQVLYFVRGGALVAVVRRVKNPPTVDGHLQQLLGGPTAAEAGTGLLNALAGNAVIAGVRVEGTRAIVELGDPPQGGSPRDEVLALGQVVCTLTARADIASVSFTHAGQPVGVPRADGSLTHSALTAADFAKLIAPA
- a CDS encoding potassium channel family protein, which encodes MARRPATANRIAVLGLGRFGSSLALELMRQDWEVVGIDADGRVVQEFADQLSHAAVANTADELALRQLGVHDMQHAVVGIGTNLEAGILTTGLLADLGVPNIWAKAINRQHARILERVGAHHVVLPEHEMGERVAHLVTGHILNFIEFEDDYAIVKTRAPEESWDKTLADASLRSKYGVTVVSIKRPGEEFTYATSETTVYAGDILIVAGKTRQVETFANLS
- a CDS encoding TrkH family potassium uptake protein — encoded protein: MESTWAQLLVGLLAVAGVFAAVVLGVLLLAWAPLRGRDPARARRWWSPLAPALRVLAETPVAVWARVRRWRLPRAVTAWLSGSLRHPARLVMLGFAAAVLVGTGLLSLPFATETGRSAGLVTALFTATSAVCVTGLVVVDTGTFFSSFGEAVILGLIQIGGFGIMTLASLLGLLVARRLRMRLQLSAQTETKAIGVGEVRRVVLGVMRISVIVEVLVAAVLAWRFADGYGYSTGRAVYLGVFHAVSAFNNAGFGLYADSLMQFVDDPLVCLPITAAVIIGGLGFPVLFELRRELRSPRTWSVHTKITVGMTVVLLAGGWLAISVVEWSNPGTLGGLGPGGKLLAGFTTAVMTRTAGFNSLNVAEFNDVTLLVHDVLMFIGGGSAGTAGGIKVTTFALLGFVILAEIRGEPSVHALGRRLPAGVQRQALTIVLLSVAAVAAATVALLALTPFRLDQVLFEVTSAFATVGLSTGITAQVGTAGHVILILLMFIGRLGPITAAVALALRERTRRYELPEERPIVG
- a CDS encoding GlsB/YeaQ/YmgE family stress response membrane protein; its protein translation is MTITSITAALVIGGVLGAAAALALGDRRRIPVWVLISVGVAAALAATVLARLAGLDASRLRLAELLVQIVAAAVALVVAGAPGWTGAADKHIRPHGRGHWVARRPQSGEQSNGSDGVTT
- a CDS encoding BON domain-containing protein, whose product is MSSPHAAGDPDTRIAWQIVDRLGEHPQWRHQHVTVEVQNRVLILTGTVDSPDTRDALTASARTVHGVRDVCNMLDVSGTQDQRGQFGPSGWATENYGQQFYAGA
- a CDS encoding NAD(P)-dependent alcohol dehydrogenase, with the protein product MRLDLPPVGRGIDLRGSAARSVSASLARTGWDSGASVDSAATGRSDGFVKAIVYTRYGGPDVLHLADVPTPAAGDRQILIKVRAAEATKSDCELRSFRYAVRWLWLPLRIAFGITRPRRRILGGYFAGEVVSVGGRVTSFAPGDRVYGSAGLRLGAYGEYIVLPEDAAIACKPRNMTFAEAAAVPLGGLNALHFVQRASIKPGEQVLINGAGGSIGAHAIQLAHSMGAQVTAVDHGIKQDLVRRLGADDFIDYTIDDVTTTGRTFDVIFDMVPGSPYRRLIGMLQPGGRYLNGNPRLSVLLRSALTTRLTDKTVTVAFAPETKQALATITEMIEAQKIQSIVDRIYPMSQAVAAHRRVETEQRQGAVVITIGEPDEPAEP